One window of the Staphylococcus equorum genome contains the following:
- a CDS encoding teichoic acid D-Ala incorporation-associated protein DltX, with the protein MSKKIEQDSLFNKLKPWLITLLYFAIFIALYLIYGTGDTHNNFIYNEF; encoded by the coding sequence ATGAGTAAAAAAATAGAACAAGATTCATTATTTAATAAGTTAAAACCTTGGCTCATAACGCTGCTTTATTTTGCTATTTTTATAGCGCTGTATCTCATATATGGTACCGGCGATACTCATAATAACTTTATTTATAATGAATTTTAA
- a CDS encoding sulfite exporter TauE/SafE family protein: MLTIILLILIGGLSAILGSIVGIGGGIIIVPTLIYLGVENNLLEGITPQIAIGTSSVILIVTGLTSTLGYLKTKQVDVKNGSIFLFGLLPGSLIGALLSRYLTLESFNLYFGIFLIIVSILLIIRNKIKPFKIFDKPKYERSYVDGTGKKYHYSVPPLVAFIATLFIGTLTGLFGIGGGALMTPLMLIVFRFPPHVAVGTSMMMIFFTSIMSSAGHIVQGHVAWSYAIVLVIASYFGAKLGVKVNQSIKSDTVVFLLRTFMLIMGIYLIIKSFL, from the coding sequence ATGTTAACAATTATATTATTGATTTTAATTGGAGGGTTATCAGCAATTTTAGGCTCTATTGTGGGTATCGGTGGCGGTATCATTATCGTGCCTACTTTGATATATCTTGGGGTAGAGAATAACCTGTTAGAAGGTATTACGCCTCAAATCGCTATAGGAACATCTTCCGTTATTTTAATAGTGACGGGTTTAACTTCAACTTTAGGTTATTTAAAAACAAAGCAAGTAGATGTGAAAAACGGATCAATATTTTTATTTGGCTTATTGCCTGGTTCTTTAATTGGAGCGTTACTAAGTCGCTATTTAACGTTAGAATCCTTTAATTTATATTTTGGTATATTCTTAATCATTGTATCCATCTTACTTATTATAAGAAATAAGATTAAACCATTTAAAATATTTGATAAACCCAAATATGAGCGTAGTTATGTCGATGGTACTGGTAAGAAATATCATTATAGTGTACCGCCGCTAGTAGCATTTATTGCGACACTATTTATTGGTACTTTAACTGGATTATTCGGCATTGGTGGCGGTGCATTAATGACACCATTAATGCTTATTGTATTTAGGTTCCCGCCTCATGTGGCAGTTGGTACAAGTATGATGATGATATTTTTCACAAGTATAATGAGTTCAGCAGGACACATTGTACAAGGGCATGTCGCGTGGTCATATGCTATCGTCCTAGTTATTGCGAGTTATTTTGGTGCTAAACTAGGCGTGAAAGTGAATCAATCCATAAAATCAGATACAGTAGTCTTTTTATTACGTACATTTATGTTAATTATGGGTATATATTTAATAATAAAATCATTCCTATAA
- a CDS encoding TIGR01457 family HAD-type hydrolase — MKNYKAYLIDLDGTMYKGNETIDGATQFIEYLNQQQIPHLYVTNNSTKEPEEVASKLHTMGVDAKADEVVTSALATAEYISEESPGATVYMLGGSGLEKALTSHGLILKDDEFVDYVVIGLDEAVTYEKLTTATLGVRNGAKFISTNQDVSIPKERGFLPGNGAITSVVTVSTGIQPTFIGKPEPIIMKKALEILDLERSEVAMVGDLYDTDILSGINVDIDTIHVQTGVTTKEQIVLKEIPPTYTFKDLNEVIKELKM, encoded by the coding sequence ATGAAAAATTACAAAGCTTATCTTATTGATTTAGATGGCACGATGTATAAAGGTAATGAAACTATTGATGGTGCAACGCAATTTATAGAATATCTAAACCAACAACAAATTCCACATTTATACGTAACGAACAATTCTACGAAAGAACCAGAAGAAGTAGCTTCAAAATTACATACAATGGGTGTAGATGCAAAGGCAGACGAAGTAGTTACTTCCGCACTTGCAACTGCTGAATACATTTCAGAAGAATCTCCAGGTGCTACTGTTTATATGTTAGGTGGTAGCGGCCTTGAAAAAGCACTAACAAGTCACGGATTAATATTGAAAGACGATGAGTTTGTGGATTACGTAGTAATTGGATTAGATGAAGCAGTTACATATGAAAAATTGACTACTGCAACATTAGGCGTACGTAATGGTGCGAAATTTATATCAACAAATCAAGATGTGTCGATACCTAAAGAACGAGGCTTCTTACCAGGTAACGGTGCTATTACGAGTGTTGTAACAGTATCTACAGGTATTCAACCGACATTTATCGGTAAACCTGAACCTATTATTATGAAAAAAGCATTGGAAATTTTAGATTTAGAGCGTTCAGAAGTAGCTATGGTTGGAGATTTATATGATACGGATATTCTTTCAGGAATTAATGTGGACATTGATACGATACATGTACAAACAGGTGTCACAACTAAGGAACAAATCGTACTCAAAGAAATACCTCCGACTTATACGTTTAAAGATTTGAATGAAGTGATCAAAGAACTCAAAATGTAG
- the dltD gene encoding D-alanyl-lipoteichoic acid biosynthesis protein DltD, which translates to MKLKPFIPIIASLILFGIFLAIPVSWFTGLINSKTLETQRISLSDQVLKGTLIQDKMYESDAYYPIYGSSELEKDDPFNPALLINNDKNIPEKPFLIGTGGSTDLVNAVEIGSQYDNLKGKKIAFIVSPQWFTNNGLTSENFKAHIAKGQLNQLFKQNKLSPELKQRFAKRLLQFKDAENKAYLKKVAQQPQNVKDTYISSFTDNQLKKIELIKAMFPLTSSPLSQVKPVTQEGQSWEDIQKQAEKYGEARTKSNEFGIRDEYWDLIKSHKRKINRDYEFNINSPEFNDLALLVDTLNEAGADVEYIILPSNGKWYDYIGIDKQRRQGIYKKINQTIVEHGGDVYDMSDKDYEPYVVSDAVHIGWKGWVYISERINQHLQE; encoded by the coding sequence ATGAAACTAAAACCATTTATACCAATCATCGCAAGTCTTATATTGTTTGGAATTTTCTTAGCTATACCAGTAAGTTGGTTTACAGGTTTAATTAATTCAAAAACTTTAGAAACACAACGTATATCGTTATCAGATCAAGTGTTAAAAGGAACATTAATTCAAGATAAGATGTATGAATCTGATGCATATTATCCAATTTATGGTTCGAGTGAACTTGAAAAAGATGATCCTTTTAACCCAGCTTTATTAATAAACAATGATAAAAATATTCCTGAGAAACCATTTTTAATTGGAACAGGTGGTTCAACAGATTTAGTCAATGCAGTAGAAATTGGTTCGCAATATGATAATCTTAAAGGTAAAAAAATAGCGTTTATTGTATCACCGCAATGGTTTACTAATAATGGTTTAACATCTGAAAATTTTAAAGCACATATTGCTAAAGGACAGTTAAACCAACTGTTTAAACAAAATAAGTTAAGCCCTGAACTTAAACAACGTTTTGCTAAAAGACTATTACAGTTTAAAGATGCTGAAAATAAGGCGTATTTGAAAAAAGTAGCGCAACAACCTCAAAATGTTAAGGATACTTATATTTCATCTTTCACAGATAATCAATTGAAAAAAATTGAATTAATAAAAGCGATGTTTCCGTTAACTTCTTCTCCATTATCGCAAGTTAAACCTGTAACTCAAGAAGGTCAGTCATGGGAGGATATTCAAAAGCAAGCAGAAAAATATGGTGAAGCACGAACGAAATCAAATGAGTTTGGTATTAGAGATGAATATTGGGATTTAATAAAAAGTCATAAACGTAAAATAAATAGAGATTATGAGTTTAATATTAACTCTCCAGAGTTTAATGATTTAGCATTGTTAGTAGACACACTAAACGAAGCTGGGGCTGATGTTGAATATATAATCTTACCATCTAATGGTAAGTGGTATGATTATATTGGTATTGATAAACAGAGAAGACAAGGTATCTATAAAAAAATTAATCAAACAATTGTAGAGCATGGTGGGGACGTTTATGATATGTCAGATAAAGATTATGAACCATACGTTGTAAGTGATGCAGTACATATTGGCTGGAAAGGCTGGGTGTATATAAGCGAAAGAATTAATCAACACTTACAAGAATAA
- a CDS encoding 2-hydroxyacid dehydrogenase produces the protein MNKIVVSRKIPKSFIEQLETLADVEVWNESYTPMPRDKFLASLKDATACLITLSEKIDEEVIEAAPHLKVIANMAVGFDNIDVQLVQSKGIVVTNTPGVLTETTAELGFTLMLTVARRIVEAEQYVQRGEWQSWGPYLLAGKDLYNAKVGIYGMGDIGKAFARRLKGFNANIMYHNRSRHKDAEEALGALYVPFDTMLEHSDFIICTAPLTEDTRNKFDTAAFKKMKNDAIFINIGRGAVVDEQALVNALQDGEIGACGLDVLRQEPIDMTHPLLSMKNAVILPHIGSASVVTRNRMIQLCIDNIRLVLSHKQAKTPIS, from the coding sequence ATGAATAAAATAGTCGTTAGTAGAAAAATACCTAAGTCATTTATAGAACAATTAGAAACACTTGCAGATGTAGAAGTTTGGAATGAATCTTATACACCAATGCCAAGAGATAAATTTTTGGCTTCTTTAAAAGATGCAACTGCTTGTCTTATAACTTTAAGTGAAAAAATTGACGAAGAAGTTATAGAAGCAGCACCTCATTTGAAAGTGATTGCAAATATGGCAGTTGGTTTCGATAATATAGATGTCCAACTAGTACAAAGTAAAGGGATTGTTGTTACGAATACGCCTGGCGTGTTAACTGAGACAACAGCAGAGCTAGGCTTCACTTTGATGCTGACCGTGGCAAGACGAATTGTTGAAGCGGAACAATACGTACAAAGAGGGGAATGGCAAAGTTGGGGGCCATATCTTTTGGCAGGTAAAGATTTATATAATGCTAAGGTAGGCATCTACGGCATGGGTGATATCGGAAAAGCCTTTGCGAGACGCTTGAAAGGATTCAATGCAAATATCATGTATCACAATAGGTCAAGACATAAAGATGCTGAAGAAGCATTAGGCGCTTTATACGTGCCTTTTGATACAATGCTTGAGCATAGTGATTTTATTATTTGTACAGCGCCACTTACTGAAGATACAAGAAATAAATTTGATACTGCTGCATTCAAAAAGATGAAAAATGATGCGATATTCATTAACATCGGCCGAGGTGCAGTTGTTGATGAGCAAGCACTTGTTAATGCTTTACAAGATGGAGAAATTGGTGCATGTGGTTTGGATGTCTTACGTCAAGAACCGATTGATATGACACATCCATTGTTATCAATGAAAAATGCAGTCATTTTACCACATATTGGTAGTGCATCTGTAGTAACGAGAAATCGCATGATTCAACTTTGTATAGATAATATACGCTTAGTGTTAAGTCATAAACAGGCTAAAACACCGATTTCATAA
- a CDS encoding DUF3055 domain-containing protein, protein MIDMYLYDDDESAQVQFVGFVGEHSRYDLMLVQTNRHFGKTIVLNMQTNKFGIIGTDDLEEEGYISYILGVNEDEGNEITEYLNEVIQ, encoded by the coding sequence ATGATTGATATGTATCTATATGACGACGACGAATCAGCTCAAGTCCAATTTGTCGGATTTGTAGGTGAACATAGTCGTTACGATTTGATGTTAGTCCAAACCAATCGCCATTTTGGTAAAACTATCGTATTAAATATGCAAACAAATAAATTTGGGATTATCGGCACAGATGATTTGGAAGAAGAAGGTTACATTTCATATATACTTGGTGTTAATGAAGATGAAGGAAATGAAATCACCGAATATTTAAATGAAGTCATTCAATAG
- a CDS encoding DUF86 domain-containing protein — translation MYFVNKEKLNTKLNYLQQLITDYPQSKDNHYAFERIAQMFIESAVDIGNMVIDGFILRDPGNYKDVIDILELEKVISKDTQVHINKTVDVRKQFVHYYDELDTASLIPLFDETVPYYQQFIEEVIRFLKSEDVPVTAFGKKGE, via the coding sequence ATGTATTTTGTTAATAAAGAAAAATTGAATACAAAGTTAAATTATTTACAACAATTAATTACAGATTATCCTCAAAGTAAAGATAATCACTATGCGTTCGAACGTATTGCACAAATGTTTATAGAGTCAGCTGTAGATATCGGAAATATGGTTATTGATGGCTTTATATTAAGAGATCCAGGTAACTATAAAGATGTTATCGATATTTTAGAATTAGAAAAAGTGATTTCTAAAGATACACAAGTTCACATTAACAAAACGGTCGATGTAAGAAAACAATTCGTCCACTATTATGATGAGCTTGATACGGCTAGTCTTATACCACTTTTTGATGAGACGGTGCCTTATTATCAACAATTTATTGAAGAAGTCATACGTTTTCTAAAAAGTGAAGATGTGCCAGTTACAGCTTTTGGTAAAAAAGGAGAGTAA
- the dltC gene encoding D-alanine--poly(phosphoribitol) ligase subunit 2, with product MEFRKQVLDLLEEVAENSIFKENPDVELFEEGIIDSFQTVGLLLEIQNKLDIEVSIMDFDRDEWETPNKIVAVLEELR from the coding sequence ATGGAATTTAGAAAACAAGTTTTAGATTTATTAGAAGAAGTAGCTGAAAATAGTATCTTTAAAGAAAATCCAGATGTTGAATTATTTGAAGAAGGTATAATAGACTCTTTTCAAACAGTGGGACTTTTACTAGAAATACAAAACAAATTAGATATAGAGGTTTCAATCATGGATTTTGATAGAGACGAATGGGAAACACCAAATAAAATAGTAGCGGTTTTAGAAGAATTAAGATGA
- the dltA gene encoding D-alanine--poly(phosphoribitol) ligase subunit DltA, producing MKDIIQSLIENAQNHPDHKAIQHNNESLTYRELNQYSNILADIIKDSKRPLILYGHMSPFMIVGMLASIKAGCGYVPIDTSIPHERIQSIIEKIEGQFIFNTTENDINIKGIDVLEQSMMTSALNMEQFDSRMVGENIAYTIFTSGSTGEPKGVQISYESLNQFTKWMVDLNKLGHKQQWLNQAPFSFDLSVMAVYPCIATAGTLNLVDKTMINKPKLLNQMLEHSKINIWVSTPSFMEMCLMLPNLSETTYTSLKEFFFCGEILAHRTAQMLLQRFPSAYIYNTYGPTEATVAVTSILITEAVIERYNPLPVGVPRPGTSLSLTDKGELVISGKCVSAGYVKDEVRSNEVFKINNNKKYYYTGDKAEIRDDQWFINGRIDFQIKLNGYRMELEEIEFQLGQIACIKEAIVVPIYKGNKVIHLNAVIVVNEADRVENEQEAIHNIKYELKQRIPEYMIPRKVIFQDKLPLTVNGKLDRKKIAEDVM from the coding sequence ATGAAAGATATTATACAATCACTAATTGAAAATGCCCAAAATCACCCTGATCATAAAGCAATTCAACATAATAATGAGAGTTTGACTTATCGTGAATTGAACCAATATTCAAATATACTGGCCGATATTATTAAAGATTCTAAGCGACCACTCATTTTATATGGTCACATGTCTCCATTTATGATTGTCGGTATGTTAGCAAGTATAAAAGCTGGTTGCGGTTATGTTCCAATCGATACATCTATACCTCATGAGCGTATTCAGTCCATTATTGAAAAAATAGAAGGGCAATTTATATTCAATACAACTGAAAATGATATAAATATAAAGGGAATTGATGTGCTAGAACAGAGTATGATGACAAGCGCATTAAACATGGAGCAATTTGATTCTAGAATGGTAGGAGAGAATATTGCTTATACAATATTCACATCTGGCTCTACAGGAGAACCTAAAGGAGTTCAAATAAGCTATGAAAGTTTGAATCAATTCACTAAATGGATGGTTGACCTTAATAAATTAGGTCATAAGCAACAATGGTTAAATCAGGCACCATTTTCATTTGATTTATCAGTGATGGCAGTTTATCCATGTATCGCAACTGCAGGTACATTAAATTTAGTAGATAAAACGATGATTAATAAACCTAAACTATTAAATCAAATGCTGGAGCATTCAAAAATAAATATATGGGTTTCCACACCATCCTTTATGGAGATGTGTTTAATGCTACCCAATTTATCTGAGACAACATACACGAGTTTAAAAGAATTTTTCTTTTGTGGTGAAATTTTGGCACATAGAACTGCTCAAATGTTATTACAGCGTTTTCCATCTGCTTATATATACAACACATATGGTCCTACAGAAGCAACTGTAGCTGTTACGAGTATATTGATTACTGAAGCGGTAATTGAGCGATATAATCCTTTACCGGTGGGTGTTCCAAGACCAGGTACATCTTTATCACTGACAGATAAAGGTGAGCTTGTTATTTCTGGAAAGTGTGTAAGCGCGGGATACGTCAAAGATGAGGTTCGTTCTAATGAAGTGTTTAAAATAAATAATAATAAAAAGTACTATTATACAGGTGACAAAGCGGAAATAAGAGATGACCAATGGTTTATCAATGGTCGTATAGATTTTCAAATTAAATTAAATGGTTACAGAATGGAATTAGAAGAAATAGAATTTCAATTAGGCCAAATAGCATGTATCAAGGAAGCTATAGTAGTGCCAATATACAAAGGAAATAAAGTTATACATTTAAATGCTGTAATCGTAGTAAATGAAGCTGACCGTGTGGAAAATGAACAAGAAGCAATTCATAACATCAAATATGAATTAAAACAACGGATACCAGAATATATGATTCCAAGGAAAGTTATATTCCAAGATAAATTGCCTTTAACAGTAAATGGTAAATTAGATCGTAAAAAGATTGCTGAGGATGTAATGTAA
- a CDS encoding YutD family protein, producing the protein MIKVNEHYFEIIEEYRECFDEETFANRYSDILDKYDYVVGDFGYEQLRLKGFYTDKNKKAELSKRFSTIQDYLLEYCNFGCPYFILRRIPEQELKAYVDETEEVDHDFEENKLQDVKIKPSIQDTEK; encoded by the coding sequence ATGATAAAAGTGAATGAACACTACTTTGAAATCATAGAAGAGTATAGAGAATGTTTTGACGAGGAAACCTTCGCAAATCGTTATTCTGACATATTAGATAAGTATGATTACGTTGTAGGTGACTTTGGTTACGAACAATTAAGATTAAAAGGTTTTTATACTGATAAAAACAAAAAGGCAGAGTTGAGCAAACGTTTTTCGACAATACAAGATTATTTATTAGAATATTGTAATTTTGGTTGTCCATATTTTATCTTGAGACGTATTCCAGAACAAGAACTTAAAGCATATGTAGATGAAACTGAAGAGGTTGATCATGATTTTGAAGAAAATAAATTACAAGATGTAAAGATTAAGCCGAGTATTCAAGATACAGAAAAATAA
- the dltB gene encoding D-alanyl-lipoteichoic acid biosynthesis protein DltB, translated as MIPYGTFTFFLIATIVLIPVIILGLMGKRSRIYNGVSTVIMIVLIFSSEKHNLFGQDYLSVQVINFLLYTIWQVLIIVYYWKSRAKNNTFSKFFMVITLSILPLIIVKVIQSSWFGAAQLKLHENKVIEFIGFLGISYVTFKSVQLLMEIRDGSIKEIKSWKVIQFISFFPTISSGPIDRYKRFVKDDNKIPNGEHYRELLVKAIHFIMLGFLYKYIIAYLIQMYAINPLMLDFTSFTAKWLYMYAYSLYLFFDFAGYSLFAIAFSYLYGIQTPQNFKQPFKAKNIKEFWNRWHMSLSFWFRDCIYMRSLFFMSKKKLLKSQFAMSNIAFSLNFLIMGVWHGIEIHYILYGLYHAVLFIGYGYYEKWRKNHPPRWQNLFTTMLSIIITFHFVTFGFLIFSGKLF; from the coding sequence ATGATTCCATATGGCACATTTACGTTTTTTCTCATAGCAACTATAGTATTAATACCCGTCATTATTCTTGGTCTTATGGGTAAAAGAAGCCGCATATATAATGGTGTGAGTACTGTAATAATGATTGTACTTATTTTCTCATCTGAAAAACACAATTTATTTGGACAGGATTATTTAAGTGTTCAAGTTATAAATTTTTTGCTCTATACGATTTGGCAAGTTTTAATTATTGTGTATTATTGGAAATCTCGAGCTAAAAATAATACATTCAGTAAATTTTTTATGGTCATCACATTATCTATATTACCGTTAATTATTGTGAAAGTGATACAAAGTTCTTGGTTTGGAGCTGCACAGCTGAAACTTCATGAAAATAAAGTCATAGAATTTATAGGATTTTTAGGTATTTCATATGTAACTTTTAAAAGTGTTCAATTATTGATGGAAATACGCGATGGCTCAATTAAAGAAATAAAAAGTTGGAAAGTCATACAATTTATTTCATTCTTTCCAACCATTTCATCTGGACCAATCGATCGTTATAAACGATTTGTAAAAGATGATAATAAAATACCTAATGGAGAACATTATCGTGAACTATTAGTTAAAGCAATTCATTTTATAATGCTTGGATTTTTGTATAAATATATTATTGCGTACTTAATCCAAATGTATGCAATCAATCCACTCATGTTAGATTTTACGAGCTTTACTGCAAAATGGCTGTATATGTATGCCTATAGTTTATATTTATTTTTTGATTTTGCAGGTTATTCGTTGTTTGCCATTGCATTTAGTTATTTGTATGGCATACAAACTCCTCAAAACTTTAAGCAACCTTTTAAAGCTAAAAATATTAAAGAGTTTTGGAATAGATGGCATATGTCATTATCGTTTTGGTTCAGAGATTGTATATATATGAGATCATTATTCTTTATGTCAAAGAAAAAATTATTGAAAAGTCAATTTGCGATGTCCAATATTGCATTTTCACTTAACTTTTTAATCATGGGTGTGTGGCATGGTATTGAAATCCATTATATTTTATATGGTTTATATCATGCGGTACTTTTTATTGGCTACGGTTATTATGAAAAGTGGAGAAAAAATCATCCGCCACGATGGCAAAATCTATTTACAACAATGTTAAGTATCATTATCACATTTCATTTTGTAACGTTTGGTTTTCTGATATTTTCTGGAAAACTGTTTTAA
- the lipA gene encoding lipoyl synthase: MATKNEEILRKPDWLKIKLNTNENYTGLKKMMREKNLNTVCEEAKCPNIHECWGERRTATFMILGAVCTRACRFCAVKTGLPNELDLDEPERVAESVELMNLKHVVITAVARDDLRDAGSNVYAETVRKVRERNPFTSIEILPSDMGGDFEALETLMASKPDILNHNIETVRRLTPTVRARATYDRTLEFLRRSKELQPDIPTKSSLMVGLGETHEEIYETMDDLRANDVDILTIGQYLQPSRKHLKVEKYYTPLEFGKLRKIAMDKGFKHCQAGPLVRSSYHADEQVNAAAKEKHRIGEEKLGTDTKI, from the coding sequence ATGGCTACTAAAAATGAAGAAATTTTACGTAAACCAGATTGGCTGAAAATAAAGCTGAACACTAATGAGAACTACACTGGTCTGAAGAAAATGATGCGCGAAAAGAATTTGAATACAGTTTGTGAAGAAGCAAAGTGTCCCAATATACATGAATGTTGGGGAGAACGCCGTACTGCTACATTTATGATTTTAGGTGCAGTATGTACACGTGCTTGTCGTTTCTGTGCAGTTAAGACAGGATTACCTAACGAGTTAGATTTAGATGAGCCAGAACGTGTGGCTGAATCTGTTGAATTAATGAACTTAAAACATGTTGTTATAACAGCAGTAGCACGCGATGATTTAAGAGACGCTGGTTCAAATGTTTATGCTGAGACGGTACGTAAAGTGCGTGAACGTAATCCGTTTACTTCAATAGAAATATTGCCATCAGATATGGGTGGAGATTTTGAAGCGTTAGAAACATTAATGGCTTCAAAACCAGATATTTTAAACCACAATATCGAGACAGTCCGCCGATTAACGCCGACAGTTCGTGCAAGAGCAACGTATGATCGTACGTTAGAGTTCTTAAGACGCTCTAAAGAGTTACAACCCGATATTCCAACTAAATCAAGTTTAATGGTAGGTTTAGGTGAAACACATGAAGAAATCTATGAAACAATGGATGACTTACGAGCAAATGATGTTGATATCTTAACAATAGGTCAATATTTGCAACCTTCACGTAAACACTTAAAAGTTGAAAAATACTATACACCATTGGAATTTGGTAAATTAAGAAAAATTGCGATGGATAAAGGTTTCAAACATTGCCAAGCTGGTCCGCTTGTAAGAAGCTCATATCATGCAGATGAACAAGTGAATGCAGCTGCCAAAGAAAAACATCGTATTGGTGAAGAAAAATTGGGTACTGATACAAAGATTTAA
- a CDS encoding bifunctional metallophosphatase/5'-nucleotidase — MKLTIYHTNDIHSHLHEYARISKYLAEDRPKLDHPSLYLDIGDHVDLSAPVTEATMGTKNVELLNKAQCDIATIGNNEGMTISHEALNTLYDDANFEVTCANVFDEQGQLPNHISTSLIKVIDGVRILFIAATAPFTPFYRALDWVVTNPLEAIKDEISANEGEYDLLIIMSHVGVFFDEKLCQEIPEIDLILGSHTHHYFENGEMNNGVLMAAAGKYGNFLGEVTLEIENKQVVRKEATIYPVETLPEVETDFEAEGKALLSEPIVDRQIELPRRTDVITQTAHMLAESIFEFTNADCTIINAGLIVKGVIADQVTEYDIHQMLPHPINAVRIKLSGQELKNVIIKSQKQEYIHEHAQGLGFRGNIFGGYILYNLGFIESESRYFINGEEIDDEATYILGTVDMYTFGRYFPMLKDEAIDYLMPEFLRDIFKEKLLEF, encoded by the coding sequence ATGAAACTAACGATTTATCATACAAATGATATACATAGTCATTTACATGAATATGCACGAATTTCAAAATATTTAGCCGAAGATAGACCGAAACTAGATCATCCCTCACTCTATTTAGATATTGGCGACCATGTTGACTTATCTGCGCCAGTTACTGAGGCAACGATGGGCACAAAAAATGTTGAACTGTTAAATAAAGCACAGTGTGATATTGCCACGATAGGAAATAATGAAGGTATGACAATTTCACATGAAGCTTTAAATACACTTTATGATGATGCGAACTTCGAAGTGACATGTGCCAATGTTTTTGATGAACAAGGACAATTACCAAATCATATATCAACATCTTTAATTAAAGTTATAGATGGTGTACGCATTTTATTTATTGCAGCTACTGCACCATTTACGCCTTTTTATAGAGCACTTGATTGGGTAGTAACGAATCCTTTAGAAGCAATAAAAGATGAAATTAGTGCTAATGAAGGGGAGTATGATTTATTAATTATTATGAGTCATGTCGGTGTTTTCTTCGATGAAAAGTTATGCCAAGAAATTCCTGAAATTGACCTTATTTTAGGTAGTCATACTCATCATTATTTTGAAAATGGTGAAATGAATAACGGTGTATTAATGGCAGCAGCAGGTAAATATGGCAATTTTTTAGGTGAAGTTACCCTTGAAATTGAAAACAAACAAGTTGTTAGAAAAGAAGCTACGATATATCCAGTTGAAACTTTGCCTGAAGTTGAAACAGATTTTGAAGCTGAAGGTAAGGCACTTTTAAGTGAACCTATTGTCGATCGACAAATCGAGCTGCCACGTAGAACAGATGTTATTACGCAAACGGCGCATATGCTTGCTGAAAGTATATTTGAATTTACGAATGCTGACTGTACGATTATCAATGCTGGATTAATCGTTAAAGGTGTCATTGCAGATCAAGTTACTGAATATGATATTCATCAGATGCTACCTCACCCAATTAATGCAGTAAGGATTAAATTAAGTGGACAAGAATTGAAAAACGTTATAATAAAAAGCCAGAAACAAGAATATATTCATGAGCATGCACAAGGTTTAGGCTTTAGAGGTAATATATTTGGTGGATATATATTATATAATTTAGGTTTTATAGAATCTGAATCACGTTACTTTATTAACGGCGAAGAAATTGATGATGAAGCGACTTACATTTTAGGGACAGTTGATATGTACACATTCGGTCGTTATTTCCCAATGTTAAAAGATGAGGCTATAGATTACTTAATGCCTGAGTTCTTAAGAGATATTTTCAAGGAAAAATTACTAGAATTTTAA